From Sporosarcina sp. FSL W7-1349, a single genomic window includes:
- a CDS encoding hydantoinase B/oxoprolinase family protein has translation MIQAQILYSKLQSISKEMGHNLQRISRSPLLSQDRSFATAIFTNELKLAVQHQYEPEHLFAVKESVENVFDYFSFDIADGDVLLVADPYSGGTKGQSLTMAAPLFVEGDLVLFPVIRAQMMDLAGEYPGGFHPDAFEVWQENMRITPVKLYKQGVLQADILRFLLSNSRVPTSFKSDLDAMYTCLRGAQRQLKKLLGSYGRQTVETSIEGIFQYSQKRVEHHLSQLQETEMQAYVEFDMTPSDRNAIAVSISASAGSVTIDLTGASAQSEKPINSPIALTKAFAVWPFLAMIADEVPINEGVTKPFTIQTMAGSILDPKFPASTALAPSITGHFLAEVIYQAIQNGQGQMEEFPPIYGTGPQAIFYPELGTKVETEPIVLVPGYPTAKQGFGSPALFGQRLLISAEELELYHGFKIVSREWKDGHLEVALLNQEEDVYFNLLLPYSDSGKYGSVTIEGEEMATLTQSVAYQHVEKGDLLVFTYAGKEEEG, from the coding sequence ATGATCCAAGCCCAAATTTTATATAGCAAGCTGCAGTCGATCAGCAAGGAGATGGGTCATAACTTACAGAGAATTTCCCGTTCCCCTCTGCTGTCGCAGGATCGTTCGTTTGCCACGGCCATATTTACAAATGAATTGAAACTGGCTGTTCAACACCAATACGAGCCGGAGCATTTATTCGCCGTCAAAGAAAGTGTGGAGAATGTATTCGACTATTTCTCTTTCGATATTGCAGATGGGGATGTGCTATTGGTGGCAGACCCCTACAGCGGCGGGACGAAAGGACAATCGTTGACGATGGCGGCACCTCTCTTTGTAGAAGGGGATCTTGTCCTATTTCCAGTCATCCGTGCCCAAATGATGGATCTGGCCGGCGAATATCCGGGCGGTTTCCATCCGGACGCGTTCGAAGTGTGGCAGGAGAATATGCGGATCACCCCGGTCAAGCTGTATAAGCAAGGCGTGCTGCAAGCCGATATTTTACGCTTTTTACTGTCGAATAGCCGGGTGCCGACCTCTTTTAAATCGGACTTGGATGCGATGTATACTTGTTTGCGCGGTGCCCAACGACAATTGAAAAAGCTTCTTGGCAGCTATGGCAGGCAAACCGTAGAGACATCCATTGAAGGGATCTTTCAATATAGCCAGAAGCGAGTGGAACATCATCTTTCACAACTTCAAGAAACGGAAATGCAGGCTTATGTGGAATTTGACATGACGCCAAGTGATAGAAATGCGATTGCGGTCAGCATTTCAGCTTCGGCCGGTTCGGTCACGATTGACTTGACAGGAGCGTCAGCGCAGTCAGAAAAACCGATTAATTCCCCGATTGCTTTAACGAAAGCTTTTGCAGTCTGGCCATTTCTTGCCATGATTGCGGATGAGGTTCCCATCAATGAAGGTGTGACGAAACCATTTACCATTCAGACGATGGCCGGTTCCATTTTGGATCCGAAATTTCCAGCATCTACTGCTTTGGCGCCAAGCATCACAGGTCATTTTCTAGCTGAAGTCATCTATCAAGCGATCCAAAACGGGCAGGGGCAAATGGAAGAGTTCCCGCCGATTTATGGAACCGGTCCGCAGGCGATTTTCTATCCGGAGCTTGGCACGAAGGTGGAAACAGAACCGATTGTTCTGGTACCGGGATATCCGACGGCAAAGCAAGGATTCGGGTCACCTGCCTTATTCGGGCAGCGGCTGCTCATCTCGGCTGAGGAATTGGAGCTGTATCATGGCTTCAAAATCGTATCACGCGAATGGAAGGATGGCCATTTGGAAGTCGCGTTACTGAATCAGGAGGAAGATGTTTATTTCAATCTGCTTCTTCCTTATAGTGATTCCGGTAAATATGGATCTGTCACAATAGAAGGGGAAGAGATGGCCACATTGACTCAAAGCGTGGCTTATCAACATGTGGAAAAAGGCGATCTACTCGTCTTTACGTACGCTGGGAAGGAGGAAGAAGGATGA